The proteins below come from a single Aegilops tauschii subsp. strangulata cultivar AL8/78 chromosome 6, Aet v6.0, whole genome shotgun sequence genomic window:
- the LOC109735191 gene encoding subtilisin-like protease SBT5.3, producing MRPMASFGAAACFLLCALLLVQPAPAAAAGEKRSYVVYLGEHAHASRLHDLPAVDLAAVEGKAADSHYDLLATVLGDKAKAREAIFYSYTKHINGFAANLDADEAAQIARLPEVVSVFRNRGYQLHTTRSWQFLGIAGPGGVPRGASWRKAKFGEGVVIGNIDTGVWPESESFRDHGLGPVPKHWKGTCEKGQDDNFHCNAKLIGARYFNKGYGSEGLDTKAPEFNTPRDNEGHGTHTLSTAGGSAVPGASVFGFGNGTASGGSPRAHVAAYRVCYKPVNGSSCFEADILAAFDAAIHDGVHVLSVSLGNDGEPYDYFDDAISIGSFHAVRRGISVVCSAGNSGPKPSSISNLAPWVFTVGASTMDREFPSYVVFNGTKIKGQSMSETSLKGKESYPMIDSAEAAAPGRAVDDAKICLQGSLDPEKVKGKIVVCLRGTSARVAKGLTVLQAGGAAMVLANDAASGNEIIADAHLLPATHIRHSDGLTLYNYLKSAKSPEGYLEKPETILETKPAPYMAAFSSQGPNPVNPEILKPDITAPGVSVIAAFTRAMAPTELAFDERRVAFTSMSGTSMSCPHVSGLVGLLKALHPDWSPSAIKSAMMTTAIDVDNKGESILNASLAPAGPFAYGAGHVWPSRSMNPGLVYDLGPDHYLDFLCALKYNATVLSMFNGEPYKCPEKAPKIEDLNYPSITVVNLTASGAMVKRTVKNVGSPCKYKAMVRQPAGVHVTVSPDVMEFGKKGEEKTFEVKFETKNAKLAKNYAFGALIWSNGVQFVKSPIVVKTAA from the exons ATGAGACCCATGGCTTCCTTCGGCGCTGCCGCCTGCTTCCTCCTCTGCGCGCTGCTCCTCGTCCAGCCCgcccccgccgctgccgccggcgaGAAGCGGTCctacgtcgtgtacctcggcgaGCATGCGCACGCGTCGCGGCTGCACGACCTCCCAGCCGTCGACCTGGCGGCGGTCGAGGGGAAGGCCGCCGACTCGCActacgacctcctcgccaccgtcCTCGGAGA CAAGGCGAAGGCGCGGGAGGCCATCTTCTACTCGTACACCAAGCACATCAACGGCTTCGCCGCCAACCTCGACGCCGACGAAGCCGCCCAGATCGCCC GGCTGCCGGAGGTGGTGTCGGTGTTCCGGAACAGGGGGTACCAGCTGCACACGACGCGGTCGTGGCAGTTTCTTGGCATCGCCGGGCCCGGAGGCGTCCCGCGCGGAGCGTCCTGGCGCAAGGCTAAGTTCGGCGAGGGCGTCGTCATTGGCAACATCGACACCG GTGTGTGGCCAGAATCGGAGAGCTTTCGGGATCATGGGCTGGGACCAGTCCCCAAGCACTGGAAAGGAACATGCGAGAAAGGCCAAGACGACAACTTCCACTGCAATGC GAAGCTGATCGGGGCGCGCTACTTCAACAAGGGGTACGGGTCGGAAGGGCTCGACACCAAGGCTCCCGAGTTCAACACCCCGCGGGACAACGAGGGGCACGGCACGCACACGCTGTCCACGGCCGGTGGCTCGGCGGTGCCCGGCGCCAGCGTGTTCGGCTTCGGCAACGGCACGGCCTCCGGCGGCTCTCCACGGGCGCACGTGGCCGCGTACCGCGTGTGCTACAAGCCCGTGAACGGCAGCTCGTGCTTCGAGGCGGACATCCTGGCCGCCTTCGACGCCGCCATCCACGACGGCGTGCACGTCCTGTCTGTCTCCCTCGGCAACGATGGTGAGCCCTACGACTACTTCGACGACGCCATCTCCATCGGGTCCTTCCACGCCGTCCGCCGCGGCATCAGCGTTGTCTGCTCGGCCGGAAACTCGGGCCCCAAGCCCAGCTCCATCTCCAACCTTGCGCCGTGGGTCTTCACTGTCGGTGCCAGCACCATGGACCGCGAGTTCCCGTCTTACGTCGTGTTCAACGGCACAAAGATCAAG GGGCAGAGCATGTCGGAGACATCGCTCAAGGGCAAGGAGTCTTACCCCATGATCGATTCCGCTGAAGCCGCAGCGCCCGGCAGAGCGGTAGATGACGC CAAGATTTGCCTGCAGGGGTCGCTGGACCCGGAGAAGGTGAAAGGGAAGATCGTGGTGTGCCTGCGTGGGACGAGCGCGCGTGTGGCCAAGGGCCTGACGGTGCTCCAAGCCGGCGGCGCCGCCATGGTGCTCGCCAATGACGCCGCCTCGGGCAACGAGATTATCGCGGACGCGCACCTGCTCCCGGCCACGCACATCAGGCACAGCGACGGCCTCACCCTATACAACTACCTCAAATCCGCCAA GTCACCAGAGGGGTACCTTGAGAAGCCGGAGACGATCCTGGAGACGAAGCCAGCGCCGTACATGGCCGCTTTCTCCTCGCAGGGACCCAACCCCGTCAACCCGGAGATTCTCAAGCCCGACATCACGGCGCCCGGGGTGAGCGTGATCGCCGCGTTTACCCGCGCCATGGCCCCCACGGAGCTCGCCTTCGACGAACGCCGCGTCGCCTTCACGTCCATGTCTGGGACGTCCATGTCGTGCCCGCACGTCTCTGGCCTCGTGGGGCTCCTCAAGGCCCTCCACCCAGACTGGAGCCCCTCCGCGATCAAGTCGGcaatgatgacgacggcgatcgACGTGGACAACAAGGGCGAGTCCATCCTCAACGCATCCTTGGCGCCGGCTGGGCCCTTCGCCTACGGCGCCGGCCACGTGTGGCCGAGCCGCTCCATGAACCCCGGCCTCGTCTACGACCTCGGCCCCGACCACTACCTCGACTTCCTCTGCGCGCTCAAGTACAACGCCACGGTCCTGTCCATGTTCAACGGCGAGCCGTACAAGTGCCCCGAGAAGGCCCCCAAGATCGAGGACCTCAACTACCCGTCCATCACCGTCGTCAACCTCACGGCCTCCGGCGCAATGGTGAAGCGCACGGTGAAGAACGTTGGCTCCCCGTGCAAGTACAAGGCGATGGTGCGCCAGCCGGCTGGCGTGCATGTGACGGTGAGCCCCGACGTGATGGAGTTTGGGAAGAAGGGGGAGGAGAAGACGTTCGAGGTCAAGTTCGAGACCAAGAACGCCAAGCTGGCCAAGAACTACGCGTTTGGCGCGCTCATATGGAGCAACGGTGTCCAGTTCGTGAAGAGCCCCATCGTTGTCAAGACGGCGGCATGA
- the LOC109735192 gene encoding uncharacterized protein encodes MVFEDERSEETSSLTYMHSTSSTDRLNQVPFSVEDPDYQGLELETMSPCEKHGKAYERLVAFEGTDTGRRFLACAEPEGQNCGFVEWVDHQWPPTMQNALLKLWAMVEDSRSARVNDNLESSFTIHHLTEEKNKLEANYDKLVQDVHELMSFQKERVVDFGHLQSAITYQHECRSELVADMKAQMAKRDAESKKLKQNYEVLLNLTRSQATVIQNLKLKHITDKQLLSEAKMNLELKNAELTKSEEKLTQDKLELKFQVLDLLKGKEKHGEEMVQLELQFAELMKAEEKLKEKIKGIQAILEK; translated from the exons atgGTTTTCGAAGACGAAAGGAGTGAGGAGACGTCCAGCCTGACGTACATGCACTCGACCTCATCCACGGACAGGCTTAACCAG GTCCCTTTCAGCGTTGAAGATCCAGATTACCAGGGGCTTGAGTTGGAAACGATGTCGCCATGTGAGAAGCACGGGAAGGCATATGAGAGGCTTGTCGCATTTGAAGGAACAGACACAGGGAGAAGGTTCTTAGCATGTGCAGAGCCG GAAGGGCAGAATTGTGGGTTTGTTGAATGGGTTGATCACCAGTGGCCCCCAACAATGCAAAATGCATTGTTGAAGCTGTGGGCAATGGTTGAAGATAGCAGGAGTGCTAGGGTGAATGATAATCTTGAAAGTTCTTTCACTATCCACCATCTGACAGAAGAGAAGAACAAGTTGGAGGCCAACTATGATAAGCTAGTCCAAGATGTGCATGAGCTTATGAGCTTCCAGAAGGAGAGGGTGGTGGATTTCGGACATCTGCAGTCTGCCATTACATATCAGCATGAATGCAGAAGTGAACTGGTGGCTGATATGAAGGCACAGATGGCAAAGAGAGATGCAGAGTCTAAGAAGCTTAAGCAGAATTATGAAGTGCTACTGAACCTGACAAGATCTCAAGCTACAGTCATCCAGAACCTGAAGTTGAAGCATATTACAGACAAGCAGTTGCTTAGTGAAGCTAAGATGAACTTGGAGTTGAAGAATGCAGAGCTCACAAAGTctgaggagaagctcacccaAGATAAGCTAGAGTTGAAGTTTCAGGTTTTAGATTTGCTTAAGGGAAAGGAAAAGCATGGTGAAGAGATGGTGCAGCTAGAGCTTCAGTTTGCTGAGCTGATGAAGGCAGAGGAGAAGCTGAAGGAGAAGATCAAGGGGATCCAGGCCATCTTAGAGAAGTGA